In Prescottella soli, a genomic segment contains:
- a CDS encoding SCO6745 family protein, with the protein MDAHLAGRTARSLELLHSLSYFAPEVEAELVGVGLEPGRMTYFAGRAAPMGAVGAGVVTATFYNFDPALIADAIPRAWTLADPDQIIAARYRGVDAAYRALFGDAVASADMAEAAQLAAIAAQAIPGVDGRPLYAGYAALDWPEEPHLVLWHALTLLREYRGDGHVAALQTAGLSGLEALITHTAAGIGFQKKFAQSRRGWSPATWDAAVAGLRDRELLDERGELTADGRELRDVVEDLTDELAAAPWTGLGEDGAARLTELVEPWRKSVRESGLFPASLFGPRYGESR; encoded by the coding sequence ATGGACGCTCATCTCGCCGGCCGCACCGCCCGCTCTCTGGAACTGCTCCACTCGCTCTCCTACTTCGCGCCGGAGGTGGAGGCCGAACTGGTCGGGGTCGGTTTGGAGCCGGGCAGGATGACCTACTTCGCCGGACGTGCGGCGCCGATGGGTGCTGTGGGCGCGGGCGTCGTGACCGCGACGTTCTACAACTTCGATCCCGCACTGATTGCCGACGCGATCCCGCGCGCCTGGACGCTCGCTGATCCCGACCAGATCATCGCGGCGCGGTATCGCGGTGTCGATGCCGCGTATCGCGCGCTGTTCGGCGATGCGGTCGCCTCGGCCGACATGGCGGAGGCGGCACAGTTGGCGGCAATTGCCGCCCAGGCGATTCCCGGCGTCGACGGTCGACCGCTGTACGCGGGCTACGCCGCCCTCGACTGGCCCGAAGAACCGCACCTCGTGCTGTGGCATGCGCTGACCCTGCTGCGGGAGTACCGCGGAGACGGTCATGTCGCGGCACTGCAGACCGCCGGGCTCAGCGGCCTCGAGGCGTTGATCACCCACACCGCCGCCGGAATCGGATTCCAGAAGAAGTTCGCGCAGAGCCGGCGAGGGTGGTCACCGGCCACATGGGACGCGGCCGTCGCCGGGCTGCGTGATCGCGAACTTCTCGACGAACGCGGTGAGTTGACCGCCGACGGCCGCGAATTGCGTGACGTGGTCGAGGATCTCACCGACGAACTGGCCGCGGCGCCGTGGACCGGACTGGGCGAGGACGGGGCCGCGCGACTCACGGAACTCGTCGAGCCGTGGCGGAAGTCGGTCCGCGAGTCGGGACTGTTCCCGGCGTCGCTGTTCGGCCCGCGGTACGGCGAATCGCGCTGA
- a CDS encoding universal stress protein, which produces MSAYRTVVVGTDGSDSSYRAVDKAAALAGDAEAKLVIACAYYPADPKDTEVAQDTLGEDAYQVTGSAPTFEILRTARERATAAGAKNIVERAIVGAPVDSLLALVDEVEADLLVVGNRGLSTLTGRLLGSVPSDAARKSTSDVLIVHTVR; this is translated from the coding sequence ATGAGCGCCTACCGGACCGTCGTCGTCGGAACCGATGGATCGGACTCGTCGTATCGCGCGGTGGACAAGGCCGCCGCACTGGCCGGCGACGCCGAGGCCAAGCTCGTGATCGCGTGCGCGTACTACCCGGCCGACCCCAAGGACACCGAAGTGGCGCAGGACACCCTCGGTGAGGACGCATACCAGGTCACCGGATCGGCGCCCACCTTCGAGATCCTGCGGACGGCGCGCGAGCGGGCCACCGCGGCCGGTGCCAAGAACATCGTCGAGCGCGCGATCGTCGGTGCCCCCGTCGACTCGCTGCTCGCCCTCGTCGACGAGGTCGAGGCCGACCTGCTGGTGGTCGGCAACCGCGGGCTCAGCACGCTGACGGGGCGTCTTCTCGGATCGGTCCCGTCGGACGCGGCGCGCAAGTCCACGTCGGACGTGCTGATCGTGCACACCGTCCGCTGA
- a CDS encoding DUF732 domain-containing protein, with protein sequence MPTTSTASRLALRSATMGVVGVVASIVVAGCTSATATDDAPQAATPVATDPVSATTTTDARVTRYADALAADGFPEVVPHSTLFALADGVCRQSAAGTPDSTILDNLRSVGAYGASLSGGTLTPDAATQLLLDRARADFC encoded by the coding sequence ATGCCGACGACATCGACCGCTTCCCGCCTGGCGCTGCGCTCGGCGACGATGGGTGTCGTCGGCGTGGTTGCGTCGATAGTGGTGGCCGGCTGCACGTCGGCGACCGCTACCGACGACGCTCCGCAGGCCGCCACACCCGTCGCCACCGACCCCGTGTCCGCGACAACAACCACCGATGCCCGCGTCACGCGCTACGCGGACGCCCTCGCGGCAGACGGGTTCCCCGAAGTGGTTCCGCACTCGACGCTGTTCGCGCTGGCCGACGGGGTGTGCCGGCAATCGGCCGCCGGCACACCCGACTCGACGATCCTCGACAACCTGCGGTCCGTCGGCGCCTACGGCGCGAGCCTGTCGGGCGGCACCCTCACCCCCGACGCGGCCACTCAGTTGCTGCTGGATCGAGCCCGCGCAGACTTCTGCTGA
- a CDS encoding HelD family protein yields the protein MPDEARVHPDIEHEQGYVSTLYERLDELRAYAQKRLSQVLLQTGGTPQARSERESFTQMYTEDLARYDAAENGLCFGRIDVDDDGEPRYIGRIGILDEANDYETLLLDWRAPLARPFYLATPAAPDGVTRRRHIRTRSRAVTAVNDEYLDLAAAEESGGGGGAGGVAGESALLAALNAARTGQMHDIVETIQGEQDTIIRSNHKSVLVVQGGPGTGKTAVALHRAAYLLYTYRQQLEKSGVLIIGPNETFLDYISQVLPSLGETGVLLSTIGDLYPGVRATREDTLAAGEVKGSLAMIDVLKKAVRDRQEVPKQPIELRFDTYPITLDRKVVTRARGRARSSRRPHNLARPIFVSAAIEALADQLAATLGANLVDGGNLLSRDDIADMRDEMREDPSIMAALDSLWPDLTPQQVLTDLLRSPERLASAAPDLGDEELATLLRTSGVGFSAADAPLLDELAELLGVDDAAERERAQRRWRSQIADAQGALDILTGSAPQDLEDDLDPEILMAYDLIDASQLAERQEMGRHGTTAERAAADRTWTYGHVIVDEAQELSEMAWRMLMRRIPNRWMTLVGDTAQTGDPAGSSSWQDVLGPYVAQRWKLTELTVNYRTPAEIMEFAHRVLEEIDPDQTVPRSVRESGFAPWAQHVDESEILDEVRRRVADEAGPGLTAVLAGHDHVEQLSDLRSESVSVLTVKDAKGLEFDSVIIVEPQDVLDDSPRGINDLYVALTRATQRLGIVHARPLPTALRSLDASVVPSGR from the coding sequence TTGCCCGACGAGGCCCGTGTGCACCCCGATATCGAACACGAGCAGGGTTACGTGTCGACGCTGTACGAGCGTCTCGACGAACTACGCGCCTACGCGCAGAAGCGGCTGAGCCAGGTCCTCCTGCAGACCGGTGGCACGCCGCAGGCACGCAGCGAGCGCGAGTCGTTCACGCAGATGTACACCGAGGACCTCGCGCGGTACGACGCCGCCGAGAACGGCCTGTGCTTCGGCCGGATCGACGTCGACGACGACGGCGAGCCGCGCTACATCGGACGCATCGGCATCCTCGACGAGGCGAACGACTACGAGACCCTGCTCCTCGACTGGCGCGCGCCGCTCGCCCGACCGTTCTACCTGGCGACGCCGGCTGCGCCCGACGGTGTGACTCGGCGCCGGCACATCCGCACGCGCAGCCGCGCGGTGACCGCCGTCAACGACGAGTACCTGGACCTGGCTGCGGCCGAGGAGAGCGGTGGCGGCGGCGGCGCCGGTGGCGTGGCAGGTGAGAGCGCGCTGCTCGCGGCTCTGAACGCCGCCCGCACCGGGCAGATGCACGACATCGTCGAGACGATCCAAGGCGAGCAGGACACGATCATCCGCTCGAACCACAAGAGCGTGCTCGTCGTGCAGGGCGGGCCCGGCACCGGAAAGACCGCGGTCGCGTTGCACCGCGCCGCCTACCTGCTCTACACGTACCGCCAGCAGCTGGAGAAGTCCGGCGTCCTCATCATCGGCCCCAACGAGACGTTCCTCGACTACATCAGCCAGGTCCTGCCGTCGCTCGGCGAGACCGGCGTGCTGCTGTCGACCATCGGCGACCTGTACCCAGGGGTCCGGGCGACCCGTGAGGACACGCTCGCGGCGGGCGAAGTGAAGGGTTCGCTCGCGATGATCGACGTCCTCAAGAAGGCGGTGCGCGACCGGCAGGAGGTGCCGAAGCAGCCGATCGAACTGCGATTCGACACCTACCCGATCACTCTCGACCGCAAGGTCGTCACGCGGGCACGCGGCCGGGCACGGTCGTCGAGGCGGCCGCACAACCTGGCGCGCCCGATCTTCGTGTCCGCGGCGATCGAGGCCCTCGCCGATCAGCTGGCGGCGACGCTTGGCGCGAACCTCGTCGACGGCGGCAACCTGCTCAGCCGCGACGACATCGCCGACATGCGCGACGAGATGCGCGAGGACCCGTCGATCATGGCGGCCCTCGACTCGCTGTGGCCGGACCTGACGCCGCAGCAGGTGCTGACCGACCTGCTGCGCTCCCCCGAGCGGCTCGCGTCGGCGGCCCCCGACCTCGGCGACGAGGAGCTCGCGACACTGTTGCGCACCTCCGGGGTCGGCTTCAGTGCCGCCGACGCCCCCCTGCTCGACGAGCTGGCCGAGCTGCTCGGCGTCGACGACGCCGCGGAACGCGAACGCGCGCAGCGCCGCTGGCGATCGCAGATCGCCGACGCCCAGGGTGCGCTCGACATCCTCACCGGGTCGGCGCCGCAGGATCTCGAGGACGACCTCGACCCCGAGATCCTCATGGCCTACGACCTGATCGACGCCAGCCAGTTGGCGGAACGCCAGGAGATGGGCCGCCACGGCACGACGGCCGAACGTGCGGCGGCCGACCGCACGTGGACCTACGGGCACGTCATCGTCGACGAGGCGCAGGAGCTGTCGGAGATGGCGTGGCGAATGCTCATGCGGCGCATCCCGAATCGGTGGATGACGCTGGTCGGCGACACGGCCCAGACCGGCGACCCGGCAGGCAGCTCGTCGTGGCAGGACGTGCTGGGGCCGTACGTGGCGCAGCGCTGGAAGCTGACCGAACTGACCGTGAACTACCGGACACCGGCCGAGATCATGGAGTTCGCGCATCGGGTGCTCGAGGAGATCGACCCGGATCAGACTGTCCCCCGGTCGGTTCGGGAATCGGGCTTCGCGCCGTGGGCACAGCACGTGGACGAGTCGGAAATCCTCGACGAGGTGCGGCGCCGGGTCGCCGACGAGGCCGGACCCGGTCTCACCGCCGTCCTTGCGGGACACGACCACGTCGAGCAGCTGTCCGACCTGCGTTCGGAGTCGGTGAGCGTGCTGACCGTCAAGGACGCCAAGGGGCTCGAATTCGACTCGGTGATCATCGTCGAGCCGCAGGACGTTCTGGACGACTCGCCGCGCGGGATCAACGACCTGTACGTGGCGTTGACTCGTGCCACCCAACGTCTCGGGATCGTGCATGCCCGCCCCCTGCCGACCGCACTCCGATCGCTCGACGCGTCGGTCGTGCCGTCGGGACGCTGA
- a CDS encoding DoxX family protein, which produces MIVRRIARPLLSTVFIAGGIDSLRSPALKARAAAPYLEKSVASLPGSVADKLPSDPESLVKINAAIQVGAGALLALGKAPRAASLVLAGTLVPTTIAGHDFWNVDDPRQRAMQRMQFCKNMTMLGGLLIAAVDTEGKPSLGWRGRRAARKAQESIAEALSNGGAGDSDRLQQVSERARTAAEHAGERGTELLDVARQRGLAIAQLAKERGVDLGEVARERGPVLAERARERGTEFAHLARERGSEWAATAGEQGEVLSRQARRRAERALATARAKAAELQD; this is translated from the coding sequence ATGATCGTTCGCCGCATCGCACGCCCATTGCTCTCTACCGTGTTCATCGCCGGGGGCATCGATTCGCTGCGCAGCCCAGCACTCAAGGCTCGAGCCGCCGCGCCCTACCTGGAGAAGAGTGTCGCGTCACTGCCGGGGAGTGTCGCCGACAAGCTTCCCTCGGACCCTGAATCTCTCGTGAAGATCAACGCTGCGATCCAGGTAGGTGCCGGCGCCCTCCTGGCGCTCGGCAAGGCGCCCCGGGCGGCGTCGCTGGTGCTCGCCGGAACGCTTGTGCCGACGACGATCGCCGGCCATGACTTCTGGAACGTCGACGACCCACGACAGCGTGCGATGCAGCGTATGCAGTTCTGCAAGAACATGACGATGCTCGGCGGACTGCTGATCGCGGCAGTGGACACCGAGGGCAAGCCCTCCCTCGGGTGGCGCGGTCGCCGCGCCGCACGGAAGGCCCAGGAGTCGATAGCAGAAGCGCTGTCGAACGGCGGCGCGGGCGATTCCGACCGGCTACAGCAGGTGTCCGAGCGTGCCCGGACGGCGGCCGAGCACGCCGGCGAACGCGGCACCGAACTGCTCGACGTCGCACGCCAGCGCGGACTGGCAATCGCTCAGCTCGCCAAGGAGCGCGGCGTCGACCTCGGTGAGGTGGCTCGCGAGCGGGGGCCGGTTCTCGCCGAACGTGCCCGCGAGCGCGGTACGGAGTTCGCCCATCTCGCCCGCGAGCGCGGCAGCGAATGGGCCGCGACAGCGGGCGAGCAGGGTGAGGTTCTGAGTCGGCAGGCCCGCAGGCGTGCCGAGCGCGCGCTGGCGACAGCACGTGCGAAGGCGGCCGAACTGCAGGATTGA